DNA from Mycolicibacterium alvei:
GGCCAGGGGGAGGGCCGGCATCGCGTAGACGACGGGATGCAGTTGGGCCCCGGCGATGAACAGGCTGGCGAAGATCAGCAGGCTGATGACCGCGCCGACGACGACCAGGAGTCGGCCCATCCGGTGCCGCAGCAACAGTGCGATGAGTCCTCCGATGGTTGCTGCAGCTGAGATCGCCGCCAGGAAACCGATGGCTACGCAGAACAATCGGTCGGTGCGCCACCAGCCGGAGATCAGATCGGTCGCGATGACGCCGGTGGCCCAGCCGCTGAGGATGGCCAATGCGGCCGCCACGATCGCCGTACGCGGGTTGGTACCCGCCGGGGAGTGCGGGATGATCACCGGCCGGGCGCGGGGCACATACGTTGTGCTGGCGTCGTCGTCACGGCCTATCAGGCCGGTCTGTGGCTCGGCGCCGGCCGCGGTGGGAATGGCGCCGGTGGGATGACGCCGGATGATGCGGGTGCGGTCGTCGTCTTCGGGGTGATCGGCTGGTATCAGACCCTCGTCGCTCACTCAGCCAACATAGCTGCCGAGGCTGATGCCTCGCTTCGACAGCCACGGCACCGGATCGATGCGGCTGCTGCCGTTCTGCAGAACCTCGAAATGCAGGTGGGGGCCGGTGGAGTAGCCCCGATTTCCGACGGTGGCGATCTGATCGCCGGCCATCACCCGGTCGCCCACGCTGACGAGCCACGTGTTGATGTGCCCGTAGAGCGTGACGGTGCCGTCGGAATGGCGCAGTTTGACCCACGCGCCGTAACCGGCGGTCGGACCCGAGGCGATGACTACGCCGTCGGAGACTGCCACGATCGGGGTGCCGATCGGGCTCGCGAGGTCGATGCCTGCGTGCAGTACGCCCCAGCGGTAGCCGAAGTTCGAGGTCCAGACGTAACCCTTGGTGGGCATGACGAACAGCGGGCGTGACAGCCGCGCTTCGCGCTCGGCACGTTCCTGGGCGAAGGCGGCGGCTTTCGTGATCTCTTCGGCGTGCACCGAGGTGTCGGCGGTCGAGGCGACCGTGACGATCTGCATGCCGTCCACCGAGCCAGTGACCGAGGCGCCTTCGATGTGGCTGCCCTCGGAGGCCAGGATCGTGTCGTCAGCGTTGATCTCGGTGGGGTTACTCAGCGAATAGGCGCCGGCGGCGGTCGCACCCGCGGCCATGGCGGCGATCATCAGGCGGCTC
Protein-coding regions in this window:
- a CDS encoding M23 family metallopeptidase; the protein is MPQHRSSEAPRGASTDARRRRRRVSPEILDAAEITDVIPFSAFEAFDDRSDHAHRGSDNEEPGVIFAPELDDMDDTDDLVPVRLAVPSRFRPEARSDRSSRYAYRDSHTDVSDGIAATDVINISGGRGAHRKEPAGAVKSRLMIAAMAAGATAAGAYSLSNPTEINADDTILASEGSHIEGASVTGSVDGMQIVTVASTADTSVHAEEITKAAAFAQERAEREARLSRPLFVMPTKGYVWTSNFGYRWGVLHAGIDLASPIGTPIVAVSDGVVIASGPTAGYGAWVKLRHSDGTVTLYGHINTWLVSVGDRVMAGDQIATVGNRGYSTGPHLHFEVLQNGSSRIDPVPWLSKRGISLGSYVG